From the genome of Desulfobacterales bacterium:
ACCCTTGAGAATATTTTAAGTGATCATGTTCGTATCGCGCATAAAATTGTGGATACACTGCAGGATAAAAAAGTTCTGGCGCTGTTCAAGGCGTATCTCAAACACGGCTATTATCCGTTCTATTTCGAGGATCAGAATGAAGACTTGTTTTATCAACTGCTCAATCAGAATCTGCATACTATCATAGAGAGCGATCTAATCGCAGTCCAGCCGGCCCTGACCGGGAACAGCATCAAAAAGATTGCAAAGCTTTTGGCCATTATCTCCGCTTCGGTCCCTTTTTTTCCGGACTTAAAAAAGTTGACGGATCTGACGGATGTCGGTGATCAGCGGACGTTGAAAACCTACCTGAAGTATCTCGAAGATTCCGGTTTGATCATGGGTCTGAGCCGTACCGGCAAGGGGTTTCGTCGCCTGGAAAAACCGGAAAAGATTTTTCTGAACAATCCCAACTTGATCTATGCCTTTTCACCGAATGTTGGTCTGGGAACTATCCGGGAGACATTTTTTCTAAATATGCTTGGTACCAGGCATGCTCTCAAAGCCCCGCCGCGCGGCGACTTTCTGGTTGATGACAGGCACCTTTTTGAGGTCGGCGGCAGGAACAAGGATTTTTCCCAGATAAAGGACATCGAAAACAGTTTTTTGGCATTGGATGACATGGAAAAAGGATTCGGCAGAAAAATACCACTTTGGCTCTTTGGTTTTTTGTATTGATCGACAGAGTTATATGTTCAGCAGACAAATCAAAAATCTTAATTTCTACGTCATCCTGATCAGCGACATGGCGCTGTTTGCCATGGCGCACGCGTCGGCCTACTGCATCCGCTTTGAGTTTAGCATCCCTGACACATCCCTGGAGCAGATGATTTTTATCCTGCCGCTGATTATTCCAATTAAACTTCTGATATTCAATGTTTTCGGTTTGTACCAGGGGATGTGGCGGTATACCAGCATTTCGGATATGTGGGGGCTGGTCAAGGCAACGGTCTTTTCCAGCCTGGTGATCCTCACTGCCATGCTGATCGTCCACCGCTTCAGCGGGTTTTCCCGGGCGGTTTTTATATTGGACGGATTTCTGACCCTGGTCTTTACCGGCGGGATGCGCCTGGGCATCCGTCTGCTGTATCAGAAAAAAATGATCCAAAACGGTAATAACGGCCGATCCGTCAACATTCATAAAGATGAAAAAAAGCCGGTCCTGATCATCGGGGCAGGGGATGCCGGCGAAAAAACACTCCGGGAAGTGATGGACAACCCGCGCCTGCCCTTTAAGGTGGTGGGGTTTATCGACGACGAATCGTCCAAGAAGGGGCTGTCGATTCATGGCGTCAGCGTTCTGGGGGACTTGGGCACGCTGCCCGTCAACATCCAGCGATACAAAGTGGAAGAGGTTTTGATTGCAGCGCCGTCGGCCACCGGCGAGCAGATGCGCCACATTGTGGAGACCTGCGAACTGTGCCATGTGCGCTACCGGACCCTGCCGGGGTTGGGAGAACTCATCGACGGCAAGGTGAGCGTAAAAGCCCTGCGGGACGTCAACTTTCAGGACCTGCTGGGCCGTCCGCCGGTGGAGCTGAACATGGATGCGATCCAGGCGTACATCAAGGACCGCTGCGTGCTGGTGACCGGGGCCGGCGGGTCCATCGGCTCCGAGCTCTGCCGCCAGATCGTGCGGTTCAGTCCGGAGCGGCTGGTCCTGGTGGATGCATCCGAGGCCGATCTTTACCGGGTCCAGATCGAGCTCAAACAGCAGGTGGGCTACATCCGCTATACCACGATCCTGGGGGCGGTCCAGAACGGCCCGCTCATGAACGGGGTCTTTAAGAAGTATCAGCCCAAGGTTGTGTTTCACGCCGCCGCCTACAAGCACGTGCCCATGCTGGAGGAAAACCCCTGGCAGGCGGTGATCAACAATATTTCCGGCACTCAGGAGATCATGGAGCGCGCTATCGAACACGGGGCTGAATATTTTGTCCTGGTGTCCACCGACAAGGCCGTTCGGCCCACCAATGTCATGGGCGCCACCAAGCGGGTCGGCGAAATGATGATGCAGGCCCTTGCCGGCAACGGCACCCGCATGATGGCGGTGCGCTTCGGCAATGTGGTGGGATCCTCAGGGTCGGTGATCCCCCTGTTCCGGGAGCAGATCGCCCGGGGCGGGCCGGTGACGGTGACGCACCCTGAGATCACCCGGTTTTTCATGACCATTCCCGAAGCCACCCAGTTGATCCTCCAGGCCGGCGCCATCGGCGCAGGCGGGGAGATATTCATCCTGGAGATGGGCACCCCGGTTAAGATCGTGGACATGGCCCGGGACCTCATCCGCCTTTCGGGCCGGGACCCGGACACGGACATCGAGATCGTGTTTACGGGCTTAAGACCGGGGGAAAAGCTTTACGAGGAGCTGATCACCGAAGGCGAGGGGATCGTTCCCACCGACCATGAAAAAATCCTGGTGCTCAAATCCGACGGCCGTTTTAACGGCCACGGCGGCAAGGACGTCTTCCGTGAGTGGTTGTTTGCGGAACTCAAGACCCTTTACCGGGCGGCCCGCAAACAGGACGGCTACGCCATCCGCAGCAAGCTCAAGGAGATCGTACCCGAATACAGCGCCCAGGACTCCGAGTGTGTCCTCTAACTACCATCCCATTTACCGATTTCACGTCAAACCTGTTTTCGGTAAACCAAAATCCACTTACCGATTTCACGTCAAACCTAAAATCGGTAAGTCGCCGGGAAAGTTGATCTCACCTGTAACTCTTACCGATTGATTTGTTAAATTGATTTGTTAAAAGGTGAGAAGGTATTGTCGGCCCCCGGCCGCCGATCCCATCCGAAGTTAAGAAATACGATATGTGGCAGCGCCGCCGGCTGTCCATGAAGCCAGGCATCACCTGCCTTTGGCAGGTCACCCCCTGCCGCAACGATGTCTGCTTCGACGACTGGATGAAGCTGGATCTCGAGTACATCGACAAGTGGTCCCTGTGGCTCGATTTTAAAATCCTTTTCAAAACCGCCGCTGTGGTCCTGACCGGCTCCGGCCGCTGATCCCAGTAATCCCATTTACCGATTTCACGTCAAACCTGTTTTCGGTAAGTTGTAGAAATCAGATCAGTATGCCGCTTCTTTTACCGATTTCACGTCAAACCTAAAATCAGTAAGACGCCGGCCTGTCCGGATTCCCTATAAGCGTTATTTCGGTTTAATTGATAAAGGCTTTTGAACCTGGCGTTCTTTTTTTTTAAAGGAGTCGCTGTTGGACCCGATTGATTTGGTTGCCGAGCATAAGGTCAATCGTTTTTTTCGTGCGCGAAAAAAACTGACACAGGGAAATATCATTTCGCATATCACCCAACGCGCCGCCGGCAAAGATCCGTGCTTTGTCGAAGACGACGACTTTCTGTGCATGCTGGGATTTCTCAGGGAATCGGCACAAAAGCACGACTACGAAATCTTTTCGTTTTGCCTTATGGGAAACCATGCCCACTTACTATTGCGGCCTAACCAGGGAAACCTCCAGTCCGCCATGCGGGATCTGTTTTCCCGGTATGCGATGAGATTCAACCGGAAATATGAAAGGCGGGGGCATTTGTTCGGAGGACCTTACCGGCAAGCCGTATGTCTGGACGATGCATACTTGATAGCTGCTTCGGTATACATACACTTAAATCCGGTAAAAGCGGATATCGTTTCCGATCCCAGGGATTACCGATGGTCGTCGGTTCGGCTATTTGTCGACGAATCAGAAAAGAGTTCTTTCGTAAATGCCGGTTTCATCATGCAAATTCTCGCCAATGATCTTCAAATTGCCAGGAAAAGATACCGACAGCTACTGGAAAAAGGATCGAAACTGCCTATTGATTATGCACAATCGCAAGAGAGTGGAGTGGAGCATTTCAAGCAAAAACTCCTGGCGGCGTTTCCTAAAATTTTCGGAAAAATGGCAACTGTCAAAACAGTGGCCAGGATTGCTGGAAAAGAGATAATAAATATGGAAGCGCTGGAACGGCGAATCGATGAGGCCGTGGCCCAATATGGTAAACGGAAACCGGGATCGCGCCGGGCAATAAAATTTCTCATCGAACAACTGACTGCCAGGGGGTTCAAGCGGTTTGAAATTGCGGAGCTTCTGCATCTTTCGCCCAAAACAGTTTATAACATTTTGAAAATGCAAACATAATACGGCCGTACTTTACCGATTTCAGGTTTGACCTGAAATCGGTAACTGCCGACGACTGTGGCAGGGTCACCCCCTACCGCAACGATGTCTGCTTTGATGACCGGATGAAGCTGGATCAAGAATACATCGACAAGTGGTCGCTTTGGATAGACTTTAAAATCCTTTTCAAAACCGCCGGTGTGGTTTTGAC
Proteins encoded in this window:
- a CDS encoding nucleoside-diphosphate sugar epimerase/dehydratase; translation: MFSRQIKNLNFYVILISDMALFAMAHASAYCIRFEFSIPDTSLEQMIFILPLIIPIKLLIFNVFGLYQGMWRYTSISDMWGLVKATVFSSLVILTAMLIVHRFSGFSRAVFILDGFLTLVFTGGMRLGIRLLYQKKMIQNGNNGRSVNIHKDEKKPVLIIGAGDAGEKTLREVMDNPRLPFKVVGFIDDESSKKGLSIHGVSVLGDLGTLPVNIQRYKVEEVLIAAPSATGEQMRHIVETCELCHVRYRTLPGLGELIDGKVSVKALRDVNFQDLLGRPPVELNMDAIQAYIKDRCVLVTGAGGSIGSELCRQIVRFSPERLVLVDASEADLYRVQIELKQQVGYIRYTTILGAVQNGPLMNGVFKKYQPKVVFHAAAYKHVPMLEENPWQAVINNISGTQEIMERAIEHGAEYFVLVSTDKAVRPTNVMGATKRVGEMMMQALAGNGTRMMAVRFGNVVGSSGSVIPLFREQIARGGPVTVTHPEITRFFMTIPEATQLILQAGAIGAGGEIFILEMGTPVKIVDMARDLIRLSGRDPDTDIEIVFTGLRPGEKLYEELITEGEGIVPTDHEKILVLKSDGRFNGHGGKDVFREWLFAELKTLYRAARKQDGYAIRSKLKEIVPEYSAQDSECVL
- a CDS encoding sugar transferase, translating into MVGPRPPIPSEVKKYDMWQRRRLSMKPGITCLWQVTPCRNDVCFDDWMKLDLEYIDKWSLWLDFKILFKTAAVVLTGSGR
- a CDS encoding transposase, with the protein product MDPIDLVAEHKVNRFFRARKKLTQGNIISHITQRAAGKDPCFVEDDDFLCMLGFLRESAQKHDYEIFSFCLMGNHAHLLLRPNQGNLQSAMRDLFSRYAMRFNRKYERRGHLFGGPYRQAVCLDDAYLIAASVYIHLNPVKADIVSDPRDYRWSSVRLFVDESEKSSFVNAGFIMQILANDLQIARKRYRQLLEKGSKLPIDYAQSQESGVEHFKQKLLAAFPKIFGKMATVKTVARIAGKEIINMEALERRIDEAVAQYGKRKPGSRRAIKFLIEQLTARGFKRFEIAELLHLSPKTVYNILKMQT
- a CDS encoding sugar transferase gives rise to the protein MKSVTADDCGRVTPYRNDVCFDDRMKLDQEYIDKWSLWIDFKILFKTAGVVLTGSGR